The nucleotide window GCCTCCGACGTCTGAGCAGGAAATGAAAAGATCTGTCGCGTCAATGGCTGGAGGGTGATTCCCCAGTGGGGGTCTCCCAGctcccagcaggggggggggggggctcttctaAAGCAGAAGCAGACCCAGCGTCGGTCTGCTCGCCGGCTGGTTTCACTCGTCGGTTTCATTTCTCTGTTGGAGGGTGAGGCAGGGCATGTCTGACGGCGAGTGAAAATCCCGACCTCAactgccctcctccctccattctCTGGCGCATTAAGTTGTCGGCTAGCTGGTTAACCCGCCGCGCCTCAGGCTCACAGacgccggggggcggggcctcgatCGCGTGTGAGTCGCCGCCTCGTGTTTATCTCCCGGGGACGCAAGCTGAGCGCGCGGGGAGGGCGTGGTCGAAGGCAGGAGTCGGCGCCAGGGACACATGCCAGCCCGGGCGGTGTCGTGTGACCCAGGCCGTGGCTCCGTGATGTGAAGACGTCTCGCGTCTCAAATGAGATTCTCCTGGTGACTGGTCCCAGTACCATTCTGCTGCTGGGACCACAACCAGTAGCATTCTGGTGTTGGCCACTGGCACCAGTAGACTTCTGGAGCCTTGGAGTCCACCAACCTCTGCTGGGATGGGAGTAGCTACCAGTTGGACTCCACTGGTGCTGCTGGGAGTCCAGCAACCCCTATGGTAATGGGAGTGACTACTGATTGGACTCCACTGGTACTCTGCTCCCAGTCCCATTATGGTGCTGGGAGTCAGTCCACCGACCTCTATGGTAATGGGAGTGTCTACCGGTTGGACTCTGCGGCTGACATGATGACATCACGGGTAGAAAGCACGAGACCGGAGCAGGAAAGAGGATACCTTAGACACCTAACCCCATCACCGTGCCAACGGCCTCTCCTCTAATCCCCTCCTCTGTGGGCcacgacagccaatcagagcacagggaAGGGGGTGTTGGAATGTTAACATTTAAATACACCACGTCACCACACACCATGACAACCAGACACAAGACTCGGTCACGAGTAGTCCCACTGCGTGTTTATCAACACAGTCATCGGCACGCAAGAGCCGACTTCACTTTCTGAGTCATGGAAACCgatgtaaacacacactacCGCCCCCCGCTGGCCGACAGCggttctgcagcagcagcacgtaTAGAGATAAGAAGTGACGTGTCAGTATTCTCTAgttcagtggttctcaaactttttctaCTAGAGTACCCCCTCTAAAGATATTATTGCAAACCCCTTCATCGacacaaaacatttttgagagaaaaaaagataaataatgtgtgtgcgttgtatttggcagtgtaaacatgAACGGTAAAATGGTGCAAATACTGACAATTTGGTGGGAAACATGCAGTATATTTACATGCAATATATATACCCCCTGCACGACCCCTTagtggtacgcgtacccccATTTGCGAACCGCTGCTCTCGTTCATTAAAGACACATAACTCTAAGTACTAAATAACTGCCGCTTCCGGTCGTATCAGCAGGAGAACCTTCCCTGATCCTCATGCGTTGGTCTCATGTCTGTCGGTCGCAGGTGATCGAGAACTTCATCAACGAGACCTGGTCGGAACGGAACGAGCAGCCCATCGACCagaccaccctcaccaccatctGGTCGGTGTCCGTGGCCATCTTCTCCGTCGGGGGCATCTTCGGGTCCTTCTCAGTCGGCCTGTTCGTCAACCGCTTCGGGAGGTAAGCAAACGTTTacagttacatttacattgaggttTGAAGTTTTCAGGTTGACAAAGTAAAAGCCTGTGACATGTAGTGGCTCAATGATGTTGAATGCGTGGAGGCCACTCAAACTTGCTTAAGACTTTTACTTTGAcactcccaaaaaaaaaaaagatcaaaataaaagtcctctCCATTGCAGGCGGTGCACGTTGTCCATCCCCCCTGACGGCGCTGtgctctccgtccctccccagGAAGAACTCCATGCTGATGGCCAACATCCTGGCCTTCGCCTCGGCCGCGCTGATGGGCTTCTCCCAGATGGCCAAGTCGTACGAGATGCTGATCATCGGCCGCTTCGTGGTGGGGCTCTACTCCGGCCTCTCCACCGGCTTCGTGCCCATGTACGTGGGCGAGGTGGCCCCCACAGCCCTGCGGGGGGCGCTGGGCACGCTGCACCAGCTGGGCATCGTCCTGGGGATCCTCATGGCTCAggtgggtggaggcggaggtgtgggtggggtcagtggtggaggtgagggggttggTTTCGGAGGAGTCTGTCCAAATCCACTCATGACTTGGTCAACAGAATGAAAGCATCTTGCTCTCTGCTGCAAGTGAAATTAAAATGAGAATGACGTCCAAACTCAACCAAGCTTAacgtgtttctctctctctctctctctctctctctctctctctctctctctctctctctctctctctctcgctctcgctctcgctctcgctctctcaggtGTTTGGCATCGAGTCCTTCATGGGGAACAAGGCCCTCTGGCCCCTCCTGCTGGGCTTCACCTTCTTCCCGGCCGTGGTGCAGTGCGCCGTCCTCCCCTTCTGTCCAGAGAGCCCCCGCTTCCTGCTGCTCAACAAGAACGAGGAGAACAAGGCCAAGAGcggtacgcacacacgcacgcacatacacacgcatgtccacactcacacacacacacacgcagacagaccgACCCAGGCACTCACCCTCGTCCCTCCGTTCCCCCCACAGTGCTGAAGAAGCTCCGGGGGTCCGCGGACGTGAGCGCCGACATGCAGGAGATGAAGAGCGAGCACCGGCAGATGATGAGGGAGAAGAAGGTGACCATCCCCGAGCTGTTCCGCTCGCCGCTGTACCGCCAGCCCATCTTCATCGCCATCGTGCTGCAGCTGTCCCAGCAGCTGTCGGGCATCAACGCCGtgagtcgtcccccccccctccccgaccccccccACCGAGCTCACACGTTCACCGTTCACACGTTCACTATGCACACGTTCATTATccaccatacacacattcaccattcacacattcacacatttaaCCATCCACACGCTCACATCGCGCCACTTGATTAACACCAGAATCAAGAGTTCTGCGTGTCAGATATGTTGTCGTGTCACGTGACCCTCTGACCTCTCGACCTCCGACCCCTGCAGGTCTTCTACTACTCCACCAGTATCTTTGAGAAGGCGGGCGTGGCCCAGCCCGTCTACGCCACCATCGGCGCCGGCGTGGTGAACACCGCCTTCACCGTGGTCTCGGTGAGTGACGCCTCCATCGGCCAATCAGCCGGCAGCAAAGTAGCAAAACAGATTCAAGAGTAAAATAAATGTCACCTTATGTACAATTCAATCAGTGACTCGTCATTAGTGATGAGGGATTAGATTCAGTTTCTCTTTAGTCTATTTCACTCATCCAAAGGGACTCACAGGGAATTAAGATGCATGTCCGCGGGGATaggcagtgaatacagagactggtcgttaaggagaaggtaggggttagacagtacagagtgtagcagtgtgtctgatgtgacccccccctgtctcctcgggtaggggttagacagtagagtgtagcagcagcagcagtgtgtcTGATGTGACCCCCCCGTGTCTCctcgggtaggggttagacagtacagagtgtAGCAGTGTGTCTGATGTGACCCCCCCCGTGTCTCctcgggtaggggttagacagtagagtgTGTAGCAGTAGCAGTGTGTCTGACGtgacccccccctgtctcctcaggtaggggttggacagtagagtgtgtagcagtgtgtctgatgtgacccccccctgtctcctcgggtaggggttagacagtacagagtgtAGCAGTGTGTCTGACGtgacccccccctgtctcctcgggtaggggttagacagtagagtgTGTATCAGCAGCAGTGTGTCTGATGtgacccccccctgtctcctcgggtaggggttagacagtacagagtgtAGCAGTGTGTCTGACGTGACCCCCCCCGTGTCTCctcgggtaggggttagacagtagagtgtgtagcagcagcagtgtgtctgatgtgacccccccctgtctcctcgggtaggggttagacagtagagtgTAGCAGTGTGTCTGACGTGACCCCCCCGTGTCTCCCCAGCTGTTCGTGGTGGAGCGCGCCGGCCGCCGCTCGCTGCACATGATCGGCCTGGCGGGCATGGCCTTCTCTGCCGTCCTGATGACCATCGCCCTCTCCCTGCTGGTGAGCTCCTCCGTCGGCTCCTCCGTCGGCTCCTCCGTCACCCCagacagcagccccccccccccccccccccccccgcgtggGTCGGGAACGCGGCgagctctgacctctgaccccgggAACACACCGGACAGGTCGCGCCGTGGTCGTCACCGGTCAGGGGTCCACGCGCCGCTGGCTCTGTAGGGGGCCCAGGGGCCCGGTTGGTCTGAGACCGCCCCGACCCAGGCtgcgtacccccccccccgacccaggCTGCGTCGCCCCCTGACCCAGGCTGcgtaccccccccccgacccaggCTGCGTacccccccccgacccaggCTGCGTACCCCGCCCCGACCCAGGCTGCGTACCCCGCCCCGACCCAGGCTGCGTACCCCCCCCTGACCCAGGCTgcgtacccccccccctgacccaggCTGCGTACCCCCCCCTGACCCAGGCTGCGTacccccccagccctctcccTGCAGCAGCGTCTGGAGAGGAGCAGTACATGTATTCCTGCAGGGCTGAACGATTCATCGAATTCAAATGAAAATCGCGATGTAGTAGAACGCGGTacgcaaatcgcaaaggctgcgacaaattaaaaaaaaaagtaattgttaccgttactgactggaaatcagtacgattcatttatttttattttacaattcaatagttaaataaagaagttaatctcaacacatcggcctggcctaaaggaaagagccgTTTTTATGTTGACTGATTCCAATGTTGCGTTGGTCATACTGAAGAATGATTGATTTCTTTTTTAGTGAACAGTacacaacataaggaacttaataaatcataaaaattgcaaattaaatcgcaatcgcaatattggtcaaaataatcgcaattcgattatttccccaaatcgttcagccctatgtTCCTTCTTCCGGTCTGCTTTTACGGGAGTCGATTGCCAAGCTGGCTTCTCTCCCTGGCGTGCTATCGGCGGGTTTTCCCGTCTCTCTGCATCGAATGCCTTCCGGATCGTtggtctgattggttgagggACTAacccaattgcgtacagagtcgtttgaactaggcccgttgatcccGCCTCCTGGTCTACCAATAGCCAGGCTGCCCCTGACccccattgccccccccccccccccccccccccgtctggacgtctgaaacaggaagtgaaccttctgaaacaggaagtgaccctcctcctctcctccgtcctccCTGCAGGAGAAGCTGCCGTGGATGTCGTACGTCAGCATCGTGGCCATCTTCGGCTTCGTGGCGTTCTTCGAGATCGGCCCGGGCCCCATCCCCTGGTTCATCGTGGCCGAGCTCTTCTCCCAGGGGCCGCGGCCCTCCGCCTTCGCCGTGGCCGGCTTCTCCAACTGGACGGCCAACTTCATCGTGGGAATGGGCTTCCAGTATGTCGAGGTGAGGCCCCGGCACTGGTCGCACTGGGAGACCGGTCGAATTCTCATCGCACAGATTCTAAagctaacctctctctctttctccctttctcactccctctccctctctctcccccaccctctctctctctttctttttttctttcattccttttctctcgctctcgctcacttccccccccccgtccccagaTGGTGTGTGGGCCCTacgtcttcatcatcttcacgGTGCTGCTGCTCTTCTTCCTCGTCTTCACGTACTTCAAGGTCCCGGAGACGCGCGGCCGCACCTTCGACGAGATCTCCTCGGGCTTCCGGCAGAGCGCCGGGGGGGAGAAGCACTCCCCCGAGGAGCTGGCCCACAGCCTGGGCGACTCCCAGCTctgagacccccctcccccccaagcctcctccccccccccccccctccccctccttaaACCCTATAAACGGTCCAGGCCAACGCCGccccgcggggggggggagggtagaggCTACACTGGTTACTGACGTCACTGTCCCTGTCGGCCCCGCCCCACGCAGCATCCTCACCCGtctagggagggagggagggagggagggaggggggagacgcctcccgtcctcctctcctctcatccccgtCATCGCCACGGCAACACAGAACTCATGGGCGTGTGTGTCAGAAGTGGGTGTTGACGATGTCGAAAGAAGGAAGATGTTTGGCGTAAATAACCCGAACCCATTTTCAAGATTTTAAACAACTCTTGTGTGCGGCTTTCAACTCTTCTGCTGTATTTTAATGTGTAACCGCCTTCGGATGCCtgtttttttaatctctttTCGAAAATAATCGAAATAGGAGATTCATTTTTAActcttttattttcattttattttcattttatttgtattctgtaCTTTCCGGAGCCGTTGTGGCAGCGCGGCGGTCGCCTTGAGGAACCGTTCTTCCGTTTATGTCTTTGTTTCGTTGctctccaccagggggagctAGAGTCTTGGTTTTGTttggcttctccatcagtcacGTAAGTCCCTcaaagaggggtgtgtgtgtgtccgtgcgtatgtgtgtgtgtctgtctgctatACAGAAAATATTCTACATCACTGTTCCTTTTTAAACATTAGAGCAAACTTCAGGAGAAATAACATAATGATTTGAAGAGCAGCTGAGAACAGCCAGAAGACAGAACCGTTAGTGTACATTAAAAGACACTCTGTGATGCGGTTCAGTTCCCTTCGCTCTCCACAGAAACGTAGTGGAATCCTttgcagaaaaaaaatattgatttgaTATTGCAAGAAAGTTTTTCATACAAGCACAAATAATTCACCTGTAAGGACGATACAAGATGGCCAAATTTGCAGATTGGTGTATCAACGTGATGGATTAGATTGAGTGAGGgcaccacgtgtgtgtgtgtgtgtgtccttgtttaAGGTCAGTGAGTGAGGCCTTGAACGCAACACCAAAACTCTGTGCCAGGGGTTTAGTTTGTGAGTTTGTAGGTTCCTCCTCAAAATTACTGTAAAGTGCCTTTCAAATGGTTCAACTCTGAACCGCGGTGCCTTGAAAGTGGTTTGAGGTTTGACTTACTGAGGCCTTCACAGACGTACCTGAGGGCAGGTGTTGGAGCAGCCGGAGTTGGCGGTGATGCCTAACCTGAGGTAGCTCCAGTCTGGCCCACAACCACTCTTttactctccttctcttctaAAGAGGAAGAGTAGAACGCTCATAGAAAGGGACCAaagttaaaggagacatattataccaccaggtgtggtcagcctagatctgtgctggatagatcagtcgaCCAGCCTACCccgtggactgaagtaaacgttgctcatctatccagcacagatctaggtggacacgcccactagtgatgtcatatggggcagattatcgaaacggcttgtaaggctaatcacactcacacctggtggtataatatgtccctttAAGTGCACTGTCTTCC belongs to Gadus morhua chromosome 13, gadMor3.0, whole genome shotgun sequence and includes:
- the LOC115557022 gene encoding solute carrier family 2, facilitated glucose transporter member 1, with translation MAEGKKVTFQLMLAVGAAVIGSLQFGYNTGVINAPQKVIENFINETWSERNEQPIDQTTLTTIWSVSVAIFSVGGIFGSFSVGLFVNRFGRKNSMLMANILAFASAALMGFSQMAKSYEMLIIGRFVVGLYSGLSTGFVPMYVGEVAPTALRGALGTLHQLGIVLGILMAQVFGIESFMGNKALWPLLLGFTFFPAVVQCAVLPFCPESPRFLLLNKNEENKAKSVLKKLRGSADVSADMQEMKSEHRQMMREKKVTIPELFRSPLYRQPIFIAIVLQLSQQLSGINAVFYYSTSIFEKAGVAQPVYATIGAGVVNTAFTVVSLFVVERAGRRSLHMIGLAGMAFSAVLMTIALSLLEKLPWMSYVSIVAIFGFVAFFEIGPGPIPWFIVAELFSQGPRPSAFAVAGFSNWTANFIVGMGFQYVEMVCGPYVFIIFTVLLLFFLVFTYFKVPETRGRTFDEISSGFRQSAGGEKHSPEELAHSLGDSQL